The nucleotide window GCCTGATTGAGAAGGCAGAAACTCAAGTCGATGAAACGAAAGCCAAAGAAATGGAACAAAAGATGCGTTCGATGTCTTTCACTTTTGAAGACTTCCTCGAGCAAATGGACCAAGTAAAAAATATGGGTCCACTAGATGAATTGATTAATATGATGCCTGGAGCGAATAAGATGAAAGGCATGAAAAACCTTCAAGTTGACGATAAACAAATCGGTCATATTGAAGCGATCATTCAATCGATGACGAAGAAGGAACGAACAGAGCCTAGTGTAATCAATGCGAGTCGCAAGAAGCGTATCGCAAAGGGTTCAGGGACGTCTGTTTCGCAGGTCAACCGCTTATTGAAACAGTTTGATGAGATGAAAAAAATGATGAAACAAATGACCAACGGGAAAAAAGGGAAAAAGGGCGGAATGAATTTTCCGTTTATGTAATGTAAAAACACTTTACACACTATAATTTCTCTGATACAATCTTTACTTGTGAGAGCAATAATAATGGAGGTGTCATATATGGCAGTAAAAATTCGTCTAAAAAGAATGGGTTCTAAGAAAAACCCTTTTTATCGTGTAGTCGTTGCTGATTCTCGTTCACCACGTGATGGACGTATCATCGAACAGATTGGCACGTATAACCCTGTATCAGAAAATCCAGAGGTTTCAATTAATGAAGATAAAGCATTAGACTGGATGACTAAAGGTGCAAAACCAAGCGATACAGTGCGTAACTTATTCTCAAATGAAGGCATCATGACGAAGTTCCACGAATCTAAATCCAAAAAATAAGGGTTTGTGATAAAAATGAAAACCTTGATTGAGACAATCGTTCAACCATTAGTCGATCATCCTGAAGAAGTTCAAATTTCAGTTGAAGAAACGGATGAAAAAATTCGTTATCATTTAACTGTTCACGAGAGCGACGTCGGGAAAGTGATCGGTAAGAATGGACGTATTGCAAAGGCAATCCGAACAGTTGTTTATGCTGCAGGTGCCGATGTAGAGAAAAAAATCTATGTAGATATCATGTAAAAAGCGATAGCTTTTTGAGACTGTTTAAATGCCAACTTATAATAGATGAGCGTTTTTTCAGTCTTTTTTTATTTTATACAATGATATTCCGTATATTTTGTCTAACTCTAGCAGCAATTAATATGCTAGAGTTTTTCTAAAAGGGTGAATTCGGTATGAAAATCTTGCGTAAAACCAAAATAAAACAAGTGATTACTGAAAATAGTAAGTCACATATTATTTCTAAGTTTAACAAGAGAATCGATCGTTTAACGAACGAAATTGATCAATTGCAATTCGAAAAGAAAAAAATGATCTATCAAAAACGCTCTGATGCCCAAAGAATTGAACAACGTTTTGCAGAGGAAGAAAAGAAGAGACAACAACGTATTGACTGGGCCCGGAAACAAATTGAACAAATAGAAACGCTCCCACTTGGCAGTGAAGTTGTTGAAGGGGAAGTGGAAGAAGTTATAGAATTAGAAGTTGGCGATCGCTGGGATGATGCAATGGGTGAACGCTCTATTCTCATCAAAGATGGCGAAATCATAAAAATTGATAGGTGATCTCATGGAACATCGGTATTTTAATGTTGGAAAAATCGTTAACACGCACGGTGTAAAAGGGGAAGTTCGAGTTATTCCAATCACAGATTTTGAGGAAAGATTTGAACCTGGTCATAGACTTTATTTTTTTCCTGAGAAGAACACGGATCATATTGAGTTGACTGTGAAAACTCACCGTAAACATAAACAATTCGATTTGCTTTCTTTTGATGAACTCGAATCGATCAATGATGTAGAACCTTTAAAGGGTGGTACATTAAAAGTATCTGAAAATGATTTGCATGAATTGGAAGAAGAAGAGTTTTATTATTATGAAATCATCGGTTGTGAAGTGGTCTTGATGGATGGGACGCTAGTTGGTGAAGTGAAAGAAATTCTCTCACCTGGTGCGAACGACGTATGGGTTGTAAAGCGTAAAGGAATGAAGGATGCACTTATCCCATATATTGAACCTATTGTTAAAGAAATCGATTTGGAAAAAGGACAGATTAGAATTGAGGATATGGAAGGAATGTTGGATGGATGAAGATAGATTATTTGACTCTATTTCCTGAAATGTTTTCAGGCGTTCTCCAGTCTTCAATTTTGAAGCGTGCCCATGATCTTGGAGCCTTCAGCTATCAGTTGATTGACTTTAGGGATTTCACGACTAATAAACATAATAAAGTTGATGATTACCCTTACGGTGGTGGAGCTGGAATGGTACTACAACCACAACCTATTTTTGATGCAGTAGAAAGCATTACAACAGAAGGAAATAACCCTAGGGTGATCTTGATGTGCCCTCAAGGAGAAACTTTAACTCAACAGAAAGCTGAAGAGCTGGCTGAGGAAGACCACTTAATCATAATTTGTGGCCATTATGAAGGATATGATGAGCGAATTCGAACTGAGTTAATCACAGATGAAATTTCGATAGGTGATTATGTCTTAACTGGTGGGGAACTTGGCGCCATGGTTGTAACTGATAGTGTTGTGAGATTGTTACCAGGTGTTTTAGGAAATGAGAAATCTGCAGTAGAAGATTCTTTTTCTACACACTTATTGGAACACCCTCATTACACTAGACCAAGTGATTTCAGAGGACATAAAGTACCAGACGTCTTACTATCTGGTAACCATCAGAAAATTGATGAATGGAGAACCTACGAATCACTGAAACGTACCTATGAAAGAAGACCAGAACTAATAAACGAAGAGAAACTCTCAGTAAAAGAAAAAGAACTTTTTCAACAAGTAAAAAATGAAATCAACCTTGCAAGTGAAGATTGATTATGATATATTATTCTAGTGCTTAAGTGTTCACTTAAGCTTATAACGATGTTCCGCTACTACTTAGTTTAGTAAGAGCATTAGTTTGGAAGGAGTGAACGAGATGCAAAACATTTTAGATCAAGTCGTACAAGATCAATTACGTACAGACCTACCGGAATTCCGCGCAGGTGACACAGTCAAAGTACACGTGAAAGTTGTGGAAGGTGACCGTGAACGTATCCAGGTTTTCCAAGGTGTCGTAATTAAGCGTAGCGGTGGTGGAATTCGCGAAACATTTACGGTACGTAAAGTATCTTATGGTGTTGGCGTTGAACGTACGTTCCCAGTACATTCTCCACGCGTTGATAAGATCGAGAAAACTCGTCGCGGTAAAGTACGTCAAGCACGTCTTTATTACCTACGTAACCTACGTGGTAAAGCTGCACGAATCAAAGAAATTCGATAATTTCTCTAAAACAGCGTAATAACAACGTTTACTAGACATTAAAGGGTGGTTTCTCCTACAGGAGGGACCGCTCTTTTTTACGTTTTGTCTCCTTAAAAAGTGACGTCGATATTTTTGAAAATAGTGCGTCCTAATAGTGCGTCTTAATTTTAAAGGAGGTTTTACAGTTGGGATAAACGAATCAGCAAACGTTACAAGTATTACAATTGAGGAGGAAGTGAAAAAGAATCTACGTAGCTAGTCTCAAAAGTTTAGCTAAAAGGTTGAAAAGTAGTGAGGAAAAAAACTAAGTAATGGGGTAGGACGAGCTTAAAGACTATAGTTATATTTACATTTTTTCCTTTATGTTAAACTAAAAACATTATATAGATTGTGAAATTTTGTACTTAAACAAATGGGCAAGTTAGTTTAGGATATTAAGCTAACGGGGGCAAGAGTTTAATAAGACGATCAACAATTTGTTTTATTTTGTTTAATGAATTATTGGAATATTATATTAACATTAGTTTTGAAGATTTTGAGCTACTCAAGAAGAAGCTTTACATATTT belongs to Halalkalibacillus sediminis and includes:
- the rpsP gene encoding 30S ribosomal protein S16 translates to MAVKIRLKRMGSKKNPFYRVVVADSRSPRDGRIIEQIGTYNPVSENPEVSINEDKALDWMTKGAKPSDTVRNLFSNEGIMTKFHESKSKK
- a CDS encoding KH domain-containing protein, which gives rise to MKTLIETIVQPLVDHPEEVQISVEETDEKIRYHLTVHESDVGKVIGKNGRIAKAIRTVVYAAGADVEKKIYVDIM
- a CDS encoding YlqD family protein — translated: MKILRKTKIKQVITENSKSHIISKFNKRIDRLTNEIDQLQFEKKKMIYQKRSDAQRIEQRFAEEEKKRQQRIDWARKQIEQIETLPLGSEVVEGEVEEVIELEVGDRWDDAMGERSILIKDGEIIKIDR
- the rimM gene encoding ribosome maturation factor RimM (Essential for efficient processing of 16S rRNA) — translated: MEHRYFNVGKIVNTHGVKGEVRVIPITDFEERFEPGHRLYFFPEKNTDHIELTVKTHRKHKQFDLLSFDELESINDVEPLKGGTLKVSENDLHELEEEEFYYYEIIGCEVVLMDGTLVGEVKEILSPGANDVWVVKRKGMKDALIPYIEPIVKEIDLEKGQIRIEDMEGMLDG
- the trmD gene encoding tRNA (guanosine(37)-N1)-methyltransferase TrmD; its protein translation is MKIDYLTLFPEMFSGVLQSSILKRAHDLGAFSYQLIDFRDFTTNKHNKVDDYPYGGGAGMVLQPQPIFDAVESITTEGNNPRVILMCPQGETLTQQKAEELAEEDHLIIICGHYEGYDERIRTELITDEISIGDYVLTGGELGAMVVTDSVVRLLPGVLGNEKSAVEDSFSTHLLEHPHYTRPSDFRGHKVPDVLLSGNHQKIDEWRTYESLKRTYERRPELINEEKLSVKEKELFQQVKNEINLASED
- the rplS gene encoding 50S ribosomal protein L19; this encodes MQNILDQVVQDQLRTDLPEFRAGDTVKVHVKVVEGDRERIQVFQGVVIKRSGGGIRETFTVRKVSYGVGVERTFPVHSPRVDKIEKTRRGKVRQARLYYLRNLRGKAARIKEIR